The Cellulosimicrobium cellulans genome contains the following window.
AAGGTGCGGTCGATCGGGGTGAGCAACTACTCGGTCGAGCAGGTGGACGTCATCTCGGAGCAGGTCGGCGAGACGCCCGCCGTCGACCAGATCCCGTGGAGCCCCGCCGACTACGACCACCGTCTCGCGCACGAGCTCGCGCAGCGCGGCGTCGTGCTCGAGGGGTACAGCCCGTTCAAGCGCACCGACCTCGAGGCGCCGGTGCTCGCCGAGGTCGGGGCCGCGCACGGCGTCACGCCGACCCAGGTCGTGCTGCGCTGGCACCTCGACCACGGGTTCGTCGTCATCCCCAAGTCGGTGACGCCGGAGCGCATCGAGGCGAACTTCCAGGTGACCGGGTTCACCCTCTCCGCGGACGAGCTCGCGGCGATCGACGCGCTCGGGCACCGCCGGGGCGCGTGAGCGGCGAGCGCCCGCGCCGGAGGTAGCGTGACCCTCGGTGCCGCACACCCCCGCGGCACCGAGGAGAACCTCGAACCGGAGGAACCGTGACGACGACGTCCGTGCCGCCCACCCTCACGAGCGGCGATACCACCACCCCGCACCACCTCACCCCGACCCCGCAGACGACCCCCGCCTCTGCCCTCGACACCGCGCACGCGCAGCTCGCCGGCGCGGTCGGCTTCCTCGGCTACGACGACGGCCTGCACGAGATGCTCGCGACGCCGCGACGCGAGGTGAACGTCGCCGTCCCGTTGCGGCGCGACGACGGCCGCACCGTCCTCTTCCACGGCTACCGGGTGCAGCACAACGTCTCGCGCGGCCCGGGCAAGGGCGGGCTGCGCTACTCCCCGAGCGTCGACGTCGACGAGGTCCGCGCGCTGGCCATGTGGATGACGTGGAAGTGCGCGATCGTCGACCTGCCCTACGGCGGGGCGAAGGGCGGCGTCGCGATCGACCCGCGCTGCTACTCCGAGGCCGAGCTCGAGCGCGTGACGCGCCGCTACACGTCGGAGATCATGCCGGTCATCGGCCCGGAGCGGGACATCATGGCGCCCGACATGGGCACCAGCGAGCAGACCATGGCCTGGGTCATGGACACCTACTCGGTCAACCAGGGCTACACGATCCCGGCCGTCGTGACCGGCAAGCCGATCACCGTGGGCGGCTCGCTCGGACGCACGACGGCGACCAGCGCCGGGGTCGTGCACGTCACCGCCGCGGCGCTCGACGAGGCGGGCGTGGCGCTGTCCGACGTGACCGTCGCGATCCAGGGCTTCGGCAAGGTCGGGTCGCACGCCGCCGCGATCTTCGCGGCGCGCGGGGCGCGCGTCGTCGCGGTGTCCGACCAGTACGGGGGCGTGCACGACCCGGACGGGCTCGACGTGCGCGCCCTGCTCGAGCACGTCGCGGCGGCGGGCAGCGTGGTCGGCTTCGACCGTGCCGACCCCGTCGACAACGACGCGCTGCTCGCGCTCGACGTCGACGTCCTGGTCCCCGCCGCGGTCGAGGGCGTGCTCGACGGCGACACCGCGCGCACCGTGCGCGCCCGCTGGGTCGTCGAGGGCGCGAACGGCCCGACGACGGCCGAGGGCGACCGCGTGCTCGCGAAGAACGGCGTGACGGTCGTGCCGGACGTCCTCGCGAACGCGGGCGGCGTCGTCGTCTCCTACTTCGAGTGGGTCCAGGCGAACCAGGCGTACTGGTGGACCGCGGAGGAGATCGGCGACAAGCTCGAGCACCGCATGCTGCACGCGTACGAGGAGGTCGCGAGCCTCGCGCGCCGCGAGGAGCTGAGCCTGCGCGACGCCGCGCTCGTCATCGGCGTCCAGCGCGTCGCGGAGGCCCACCAGATCCGCGGCCTCTACCCCTGACCCGCGACGCTCGGCCCGCCGAGCGCGGGCTCCGCGACCGTCCTGGGCTCGATCCGGTCGCGGATCCCGTGCTCGGCGGGTGATCAGGCGCGCGCAGGCCGGGTCGCCGCGACGACCGCGGCGACGAGCGCGACCACGGACGCACCGACGGCCGCCCATGCCACGGTGGTGTCCACGAGCTCGCCCTGGAACCGCCCGACGGCGATCCACGCGAGTCCCCACGCCATCGCGAGGCCGATGCCGAGGGCGAGCGCGCGGCGCCCGGTGGCGAACGCCGCCCACGCGACGGACAGCGCCGCGGCGAGCACGACGAGCACGACCGACCAGCCCGTCGCGCCGAGGCCGAGCCCGCCGACGCGCGCGTCCGCGAGCGCCGCCGCGACGTTCGCGAGCGTCGCGACGCTCACCCAGCCGGTGTAGAGGCCCATGGTCCCGTCGAGCACGACGGCCTGCACGGTCGACTCGGGCCGCCGGCGCACGAGCCGCACCACGACCACGGCGTCGACCGCGAGCAGCGCCGCGATGACGACGACGCTGAGCGGGACCCAACCCGCCTGCACGACGCCGATCCACGCCGCGTTGAGGACCATGGAGACGAGGACCCACCACGCCGTCGCGCGCAGGCGCGGGCTCGCG
Protein-coding sequences here:
- a CDS encoding aldo/keto reductase; translation: MTSADSSHTVPTVDLPGGAMPLLGLGTWQSEGDDAYRAVRHALDVGYRHVDTATGYGNEAQVGRALADSSVDRADVFVTTKLPPDAAGRERETLEASLRDLGTDHVDLWLIHWPPAGEASPWVWERFVELRNEGKVRSIGVSNYSVEQVDVISEQVGETPAVDQIPWSPADYDHRLAHELAQRGVVLEGYSPFKRTDLEAPVLAEVGAAHGVTPTQVVLRWHLDHGFVVIPKSVTPERIEANFQVTGFTLSADELAAIDALGHRRGA
- a CDS encoding Glu/Leu/Phe/Val family dehydrogenase, with the protein product MTTTSVPPTLTSGDTTTPHHLTPTPQTTPASALDTAHAQLAGAVGFLGYDDGLHEMLATPRREVNVAVPLRRDDGRTVLFHGYRVQHNVSRGPGKGGLRYSPSVDVDEVRALAMWMTWKCAIVDLPYGGAKGGVAIDPRCYSEAELERVTRRYTSEIMPVIGPERDIMAPDMGTSEQTMAWVMDTYSVNQGYTIPAVVTGKPITVGGSLGRTTATSAGVVHVTAAALDEAGVALSDVTVAIQGFGKVGSHAAAIFAARGARVVAVSDQYGGVHDPDGLDVRALLEHVAAAGSVVGFDRADPVDNDALLALDVDVLVPAAVEGVLDGDTARTVRARWVVEGANGPTTAEGDRVLAKNGVTVVPDVLANAGGVVVSYFEWVQANQAYWWTAEEIGDKLEHRMLHAYEEVASLARREELSLRDAALVIGVQRVAEAHQIRGLYP
- a CDS encoding tryptophan-rich sensory protein translates to MTTAAVPAGAVPAPAPSDRVRQVVVLVGSLVAAGAAAYGAGAFGGTAVEQTAGGALSSTATPVAPDNPAFRIWSVIYLGLFVFAVYQVLPRHAASPRLRATAWWVLVSMVLNAAWIGVVQAGWVPLSVVVIAALLAVDAVVVVRLVRRRPESTVQAVVLDGTMGLYTGWVSVATLANVAAALADARVGGLGLGATGWSVVLVVLAAALSVAWAAFATGRRALALGIGLAMAWGLAWIAVGRFQGELVDTTVAWAAVGASVVALVAAVVAATRPARA